A genomic stretch from Mycobacterium paraterrae includes:
- a CDS encoding PH domain-containing protein: MGYPDNVLAHDEQVVLHRHPHWKRLFWPVVVLILASAAASFGCAVVNGTSWDANVKQVVYYVIGAIWLVLIGWLTLWPFLNWLTTHFVITDRRVMYRHGVLSRSGIDIPLARINSVEFRHRLVDRLLRTGTLVVESASQDPLEFHDIPRVEQVHALLYHEVFDTLGSEESPS, from the coding sequence GTGGGTTACCCCGACAATGTGCTTGCTCATGACGAGCAGGTGGTCCTACACCGCCACCCGCACTGGAAGCGGCTGTTCTGGCCGGTCGTTGTCCTGATTCTGGCCAGCGCGGCGGCGTCGTTCGGGTGCGCGGTGGTCAACGGCACGAGTTGGGACGCGAACGTCAAGCAGGTCGTGTACTACGTGATCGGCGCGATCTGGTTGGTGCTGATCGGCTGGTTGACGTTGTGGCCGTTCCTGAATTGGCTGACAACGCATTTCGTCATCACCGACCGTCGGGTGATGTACCGGCACGGGGTGCTGAGCCGCAGTGGGATCGACATCCCGCTGGCCCGGATCAACAGCGTGGAATTCCGGCACCGGCTCGTCGACCGGCTACTGCGCACCGGAACACTGGTCGTGGAGTCGGCGTCACAGGATCCGTTGGAATTTCACGACATTCCACGCGTGGAACAGGTCCACGCGCTGCTGTATCACGAGGTCTTCGACACCCTGGGATCCGAGGAATCGCCGAGCTGA
- a CDS encoding sulfurtransferase: MPLPADPSPTLSAYAHPERLVTADWLAGNLGRPGLAIVESDEDVLLYDVGHIPGAVKIDWHTDLNDPRVRDYIDGKQFAELMDRKGISRDDTVVIYGDKSNWWAAYALWVFTLFGHPDVRLLNGGRDLWIHDGRDTTLDVPSRSSSGYPVVQRNDAPIRAYKDDVLAALGSGPLIDVRSPDEYTGKRTHMPDYPEEGALRAGHIPTARSIPWAKAADDSGRFRSRDELEQLYGFIEPDDKTIVYCRIGERSSHTWFVLTHLLGIPGVRNYDGSWTEWGNAVRVPIVAGESPGAVPA, translated from the coding sequence GTGCCGCTACCCGCAGATCCCAGCCCGACGCTGAGTGCTTACGCCCACCCAGAACGGCTGGTGACGGCCGACTGGCTGGCCGGCAATCTGGGCCGGCCGGGTCTGGCGATCGTGGAGTCCGACGAAGACGTACTGCTCTACGATGTCGGCCACATCCCGGGAGCGGTCAAGATCGACTGGCACACCGACCTCAACGACCCGCGGGTGCGCGACTACATCGACGGCAAGCAGTTCGCGGAACTGATGGATCGCAAAGGCATTTCGCGCGACGACACCGTCGTGATCTATGGCGACAAGAGCAACTGGTGGGCGGCGTACGCGCTGTGGGTCTTCACGCTGTTCGGCCACCCCGACGTCCGGCTGCTCAACGGCGGACGCGACCTGTGGATCCACGACGGCCGCGACACCACGCTGGACGTGCCGAGCCGCTCGTCGTCGGGTTATCCCGTCGTGCAGCGCAACGACGCACCGATTCGTGCCTACAAGGATGATGTCCTGGCCGCGTTGGGCAGCGGGCCGCTGATCGACGTGCGCTCCCCCGACGAGTACACCGGCAAACGCACCCACATGCCCGACTACCCCGAAGAGGGCGCGTTGCGCGCGGGCCACATTCCCACGGCCCGATCGATCCCTTGGGCCAAGGCCGCCGACGACAGTGGCCGCTTCCGCAGCCGCGACGAGCTGGAGCAGCTGTACGGGTTCATCGAGCCGGACGACAAGACAATCGTGTACTGCCGTATCGGCGAGCGGTCCAGCCACACCTGGTTTGTGCTGACGCATCTGCTGGGCATCCCGGGTGTGCGCAATTACGACGGCTCGTGGACCGAGTGGGGTAACGCCGTGCGAGTGCCGATCGTCGCGGGTGAAAGCCCCGGCGCCGTTCCCGCCTGA
- a CDS encoding Maf family protein, with amino-acid sequence MTRLVLASASEGRRRVLRQAGVDPLVVVSGVDEDAIIAALGADAAPGDVVRHLAEAKAEHVVTLLDAEVAANCVVVGCDSMLYIDGRLVGKPESIDAARREWQSMGGRSGQLHTGHCLVRLADGLTTQASESFATTVHFAEPDPADLEAYLATGESLAVAGAFTIDGLGGWFVDRIDGDPSNVIGLSLPHTRALLQRVGVSIAELWAANPVGR; translated from the coding sequence TTGACCAGACTCGTATTAGCTTCGGCGTCTGAGGGTCGCCGCCGCGTACTGCGGCAGGCCGGTGTCGATCCGCTGGTCGTGGTGTCCGGGGTGGACGAGGACGCCATCATCGCCGCATTAGGCGCCGATGCCGCTCCCGGCGACGTGGTTCGCCATCTCGCCGAAGCGAAGGCCGAACACGTCGTCACGCTGCTCGACGCGGAGGTCGCCGCGAATTGTGTTGTGGTCGGCTGTGATTCGATGCTCTACATCGACGGCAGGCTGGTCGGCAAACCCGAGTCCATCGACGCGGCCCGGCGCGAATGGCAGTCGATGGGCGGCCGGTCCGGCCAGCTGCACACCGGACACTGCCTGGTCCGGCTGGCCGACGGCCTGACCACGCAGGCATCCGAATCCTTCGCCACCACCGTGCATTTCGCCGAACCCGACCCGGCAGACCTCGAGGCCTATCTGGCGACCGGTGAATCCCTCGCCGTTGCTGGCGCGTTCACGATCGACGGCCTTGGCGGCTGGTTCGTCGACCGAATAGACGGCGACCCGTCCAACGTCATCGGCCTGAGCCTGCCGCACACCAGAGCGCTGCTGCAACGGGTTGGCGTGTCGATTGCCGAACTGTGGGCCGCCAATCCGGTCGGACGGTGA
- a CDS encoding acetyl/propionyl/methylcrotonyl-CoA carboxylase subunit alpha, whose amino-acid sequence MASHASSTISKVLVANRGEIAVRVIRAAKDAGLPSVAVYAEPDADAPHVKLADEAFALGGQTSAESYLDFGKILEAAEKSGANAIHPGYGFLSENGDFAQAVLDAGLIWIGPSPQSIRDLGDKVTARHIAAKAQAPLVPGTPDPVKNADEVVAFAKEYGVPIAIKAAFGGGGRGMKVARTIEEIPELFESATREAVAAFGRGECFVERYLDKPRHVEAQVIADQHGNVIVAGTRDCSLQRRFQKLVEEAPAPFLTDAQRKEIHESAKRICKEAGYYGAGTVEYLVGQDGLISFLEVNTRLQVEHPVTEETAGIDLVLQQFKIANGEKLELTEDPTPRGHAIEFRINGEDAGRGFLPAPGPVTKYETPSGPGVRLDSGVEAGSVIGGQFDSMLAKLIVYGATREEALARSRRALAEFHVEGLATVIPFHRAVVSDPAFIGDDNGFSVHTRWIETEWDNTIEPFTGGEPIEDDASPRQTVVVEVGGRRLEVSLPGDLALGGGGGPATDSVGAIRKKPKPRKRGAAGGAAASGDAVTAPMQGTVVKVAVEEGQQVSSGDLVVVLEAMKMENPVTAHKDGVITGLAVEPGAAITQGTVLAEIK is encoded by the coding sequence GTGGCCAGTCACGCCAGCTCGACGATCTCGAAAGTTCTTGTCGCCAACCGCGGTGAGATCGCGGTGCGGGTCATCCGCGCGGCCAAGGACGCGGGACTGCCCAGCGTGGCGGTTTACGCCGAGCCCGACGCCGACGCTCCTCACGTGAAGCTGGCGGACGAGGCCTTCGCCCTGGGCGGTCAGACCTCGGCGGAGTCCTACCTGGACTTCGGCAAGATCCTCGAGGCCGCGGAGAAGTCCGGCGCCAACGCGATCCACCCGGGTTACGGCTTCCTGTCGGAGAACGGCGACTTCGCCCAGGCGGTGCTCGACGCCGGCTTGATCTGGATCGGGCCGAGCCCGCAGTCCATCCGCGACCTCGGTGACAAGGTCACCGCGCGTCACATCGCCGCCAAGGCACAGGCGCCGCTGGTGCCCGGCACCCCGGACCCGGTGAAGAACGCCGACGAGGTCGTCGCCTTCGCCAAGGAGTACGGCGTGCCGATCGCGATCAAGGCGGCGTTCGGCGGTGGTGGCCGCGGCATGAAGGTTGCGCGCACCATCGAGGAGATCCCCGAGCTGTTCGAGTCGGCGACCCGCGAGGCCGTCGCCGCCTTCGGTCGCGGGGAATGCTTCGTCGAGCGTTACTTGGACAAGCCGCGCCACGTCGAGGCCCAGGTGATCGCCGACCAGCACGGCAACGTCATCGTCGCCGGTACCCGCGACTGCTCGCTGCAACGCCGCTTCCAGAAGCTGGTCGAGGAGGCGCCTGCGCCGTTCCTGACCGACGCGCAGCGCAAGGAGATCCACGAGTCCGCCAAGCGGATCTGCAAGGAGGCCGGCTACTACGGCGCCGGCACCGTCGAGTATCTGGTCGGCCAGGACGGCCTGATCTCATTCCTCGAGGTCAACACCCGCCTGCAGGTCGAGCACCCGGTCACCGAGGAGACTGCCGGCATCGACCTGGTGCTGCAGCAGTTCAAGATCGCCAACGGCGAGAAGCTGGAGCTCACCGAGGACCCGACGCCCCGCGGGCACGCGATCGAGTTCCGGATCAACGGCGAGGACGCCGGACGCGGCTTCCTGCCGGCCCCCGGCCCGGTGACCAAGTACGAGACTCCCAGCGGGCCCGGCGTGCGGCTGGACTCCGGCGTGGAGGCCGGTTCGGTGATCGGCGGCCAGTTCGACTCGATGCTGGCCAAGCTCATCGTCTACGGCGCCACCCGCGAGGAGGCGCTGGCGCGGTCGCGTCGCGCGCTAGCCGAGTTCCACGTCGAGGGACTGGCCACTGTCATCCCGTTCCATCGGGCCGTAGTGTCCGACCCGGCGTTCATCGGCGACGACAACGGCTTCAGCGTGCACACCCGCTGGATCGAGACCGAGTGGGACAACACCATCGAGCCGTTCACCGGCGGGGAGCCGATCGAGGACGACGCGTCGCCTCGGCAGACGGTCGTCGTCGAGGTTGGCGGTCGCCGCCTCGAGGTGTCGCTGCCGGGTGACTTGGCGCTGGGCGGCGGTGGCGGTCCCGCGACCGACTCGGTCGGCGCGATCCGCAAGAAGCCGAAGCCGCGCAAGCGTGGTGCTGCCGGCGGCGCCGCAGCGTCCGGTGACGCGGTGACCGCTCCGATGCAGGGCACCGTGGTGAAGGTGGCCGTCGAAGAGGGACAACAGGTTTCGTCCGGCGACCTCGTCGTGGTGCTGGAAGCCATGAAGATGGAGAACCCGGTCACCGCGCACAAGGACGGCGTTATCACGGGTCTGGCTGTGGAGCCCGGCGCCGCGATCACGCAGGGCACGGTGCTCGCCGAGATCAAGTAG
- a CDS encoding acyl-CoA carboxylase subunit epsilon, with translation MSDGNETNDQAPADADENAAHVPHIEVLKGNPTDDEVAALVTVLASASSGPGIQGEPEFSRWGLPVDKLRYAVHSWQRLTLVQRTHMRGR, from the coding sequence GTGAGTGACGGGAACGAGACGAACGATCAGGCTCCTGCGGACGCCGACGAGAACGCGGCGCACGTGCCGCACATCGAGGTGCTCAAGGGCAACCCGACCGACGACGAGGTGGCCGCGCTGGTCACCGTGCTGGCCAGCGCGTCGAGTGGCCCCGGGATCCAGGGCGAACCGGAGTTCTCCCGGTGGGGTCTGCCCGTCGACAAGCTGCGGTACGCGGTGCATAGCTGGCAGCGCCTGACGCTGGTGCAGCGAACCCACATGCGGGGCCGTTGA
- a CDS encoding GtrA family protein, translating to MSFADATIARLPGPIRPYAERHHELIKFAIVGATTFVIDSAIFYTLKLTILEPKPVTAKVIAGIVAVIASYILNREWSFRDRGGRERHHEALLFFAFSGVGVLLSMAPLWVSSYILDLRVPSVSLTVENIADFISAYIIGNLLQMAFRFWAFRRWVFPDESARSADKALESLTAGGIAEVLEDVEETGNVTLMRAWRSRGGRASQLGDSSDPRVSKTS from the coding sequence GTGTCCTTCGCCGATGCCACGATCGCCCGACTCCCGGGGCCGATCCGCCCCTACGCCGAGCGCCATCACGAGCTGATCAAGTTCGCGATCGTCGGCGCGACCACGTTCGTCATCGACTCCGCGATTTTCTACACGCTGAAGCTGACGATCCTCGAACCCAAGCCGGTCACCGCGAAGGTCATCGCTGGCATCGTCGCGGTCATCGCGTCGTACATCCTGAACCGGGAATGGAGCTTCCGCGACCGCGGCGGTCGCGAGCGCCACCACGAGGCGTTGCTGTTCTTCGCGTTCAGTGGCGTCGGAGTGCTGCTCAGCATGGCGCCGCTGTGGGTGTCGAGCTACATCCTCGACCTGCGGGTGCCGTCGGTATCGCTGACGGTGGAGAACATCGCCGACTTCATCTCCGCCTACATCATCGGCAACCTGCTGCAGATGGCGTTCCGGTTCTGGGCATTCCGCCGTTGGGTGTTCCCCGACGAATCCGCTCGCAGCGCAGACAAGGCGCTGGAGTCGCTCACTGCCGGCGGGATCGCCGAAGTCCTGGAGGACGTCGAGGAGACCGGCAACGTCACGCTGATGCGGGCGTGGCGATCGCGCGGCGGCCGGGCGAGTCAGCTCGGCGATTCCTCGGATCCCAGGGTGTCGAAGACCTCGTGA
- a CDS encoding SufE family protein gives MSMPAPLAEVVADFGEVQGQDKLKLLLEFADDLPPLPADLEEAAMEPVPECQSPLFLHVDADDPDRVRLYFSAPAEAPTTRGFASILAAGLDEQPAADILAVPDDFYTDLGLAELISPLRLRGMSGMLARIKRRVRESTAK, from the coding sequence ATGAGCATGCCCGCGCCGCTGGCCGAGGTCGTCGCCGACTTTGGCGAGGTTCAGGGGCAGGACAAGCTCAAGCTGCTGCTGGAGTTCGCCGACGATCTGCCGCCGTTGCCCGCCGACCTCGAAGAGGCGGCGATGGAGCCGGTGCCCGAGTGCCAATCACCGCTGTTCCTTCATGTCGACGCCGACGATCCGGACCGGGTCCGGCTGTATTTCAGCGCCCCTGCCGAGGCTCCGACCACGCGCGGTTTCGCGTCGATTCTCGCCGCCGGTCTCGACGAGCAGCCCGCCGCCGACATCCTTGCGGTGCCCGACGACTTCTATACCGATCTTGGTCTGGCAGAACTGATCAGCCCGCTACGGCTGCGCGGAATGTCGGGGATGCTGGCCAGAATCAAGCGCCGAGTGCGCGAGTCGACGGCGAAGTAG
- a CDS encoding acyl-CoA carboxylase subunit beta, translated as MTSTSESDVEVEARAEHHIDIHTTAGKLAELRKRSEESLHPVGEAAVERVHEKGKLTARERIYALLDEGSFVELDALARHRSTNFGLEKNRPLGDGVVTGYGTIDGRDVCVFSQDATVFGGSLGEVYGEKIVKVQELAIKTGRPLIGINDGAGARIQEGVVSLGLYSRIFRNNILASGVIPQISLILGAAAGGHVYSPALTDFVIMVDQTSQMFITGPDVIKTVTGEDVTMEELGGAHTHMAKSGTVHYVASGEQDALDYVRDLLSYLPPNNFTDPPRYPFAVPEGAIEDNLTEEDLELDTLIPDSANQPYDMHEVIRRILDEDEFLEIQEGYAQNIVVGFGRIEGRTVGIVANQPTQFAGCLDINASEKAARFVRTCDCFNIPVVMLVDVPGFLPGTGQEYNGIIRRGAKLLYAYGEATVPKITVITRKAYGGAYCVMGSKDMGCDVNVAWPTAQIAVMGASGAVGFVYRQKLKEAAENGEDVDALRLQLQQEYEDTLVNPYIAAERGYVDAVIPPSHTRGYIGTALRLLERKIAQVPPKKHGNIPL; from the coding sequence ATGACGAGCACCTCCGAGTCCGACGTTGAAGTTGAGGCACGCGCAGAGCACCACATCGACATCCACACCACCGCGGGCAAGCTCGCCGAACTCCGCAAGCGCAGCGAGGAGTCATTGCACCCCGTTGGTGAAGCCGCCGTCGAGCGGGTGCACGAAAAGGGCAAACTCACCGCCCGCGAACGCATTTACGCTTTGCTTGACGAGGGATCGTTCGTCGAACTCGACGCGCTGGCCCGCCACCGCAGCACCAACTTCGGGCTGGAGAAGAACCGCCCGCTCGGCGACGGGGTCGTCACCGGCTACGGCACGATCGACGGCCGCGACGTCTGCGTCTTCAGTCAGGACGCCACGGTGTTCGGTGGCAGCCTCGGCGAGGTCTACGGCGAGAAAATCGTCAAGGTCCAGGAGCTGGCCATCAAGACCGGCCGCCCGCTGATCGGCATCAACGACGGCGCCGGCGCGCGCATCCAGGAAGGCGTCGTCTCGCTCGGCCTCTACAGCCGGATCTTCCGCAACAACATCCTGGCCTCCGGCGTCATCCCGCAGATCTCGCTGATCCTGGGTGCCGCGGCGGGTGGCCACGTCTACTCCCCTGCGCTCACCGACTTCGTCATCATGGTCGACCAAACCAGCCAGATGTTCATCACCGGACCGGACGTCATCAAGACCGTGACCGGTGAGGACGTCACGATGGAGGAGCTGGGTGGCGCGCACACCCACATGGCCAAGTCCGGCACGGTGCACTACGTCGCCTCGGGCGAACAGGACGCGCTGGACTATGTCCGCGATTTGCTCAGCTACTTGCCGCCGAACAACTTCACCGACCCGCCTCGCTACCCCTTTGCCGTCCCCGAGGGCGCCATCGAGGACAACCTGACCGAGGAAGACCTCGAGCTCGACACGCTGATTCCGGACTCGGCCAACCAGCCCTATGACATGCACGAGGTGATCAGGCGAATCCTCGACGAGGACGAGTTCCTCGAGATCCAGGAGGGCTACGCCCAGAACATCGTCGTCGGGTTCGGCCGCATCGAGGGCCGGACGGTCGGGATCGTCGCCAACCAGCCCACCCAGTTCGCCGGCTGCCTGGATATCAACGCCTCCGAGAAGGCCGCGCGCTTCGTGCGGACCTGCGACTGCTTCAACATCCCGGTGGTCATGCTGGTCGACGTGCCGGGCTTCCTGCCGGGCACCGGCCAGGAATACAACGGCATCATCCGTCGCGGAGCCAAGCTGCTGTACGCCTACGGCGAGGCCACCGTCCCCAAGATCACCGTCATCACCCGTAAGGCCTACGGCGGCGCGTACTGCGTCATGGGATCCAAGGACATGGGCTGCGACGTCAACGTGGCGTGGCCGACGGCGCAGATCGCGGTCATGGGCGCGTCGGGCGCGGTCGGCTTCGTCTACCGCCAGAAGCTCAAGGAAGCCGCCGAAAACGGTGAGGACGTCGACGCGCTGCGGCTGCAGTTGCAGCAGGAGTACGAGGACACTCTGGTCAACCCGTACATCGCCGCCGAGCGGGGCTATGTGGACGCGGTGATTCCGCCCTCGCACACCCGCGGCTACATCGGGACCGCGCTGCGGTTGCTCGAGCGCAAGATCGCTCAGGTGCCGCCGAAGAAGCACGGGAACATTCCCCTGTGA
- a CDS encoding STAS domain-containing protein, with amino-acid sequence MSAVFTTTAAPVRGADAAFPPPAWENHSARFSARWEDGRVIVTAQGELDASNATQFADYFDLCISDSTPLVVDLSGLEFFGTAGFSALHLINVRCAGANLRWAVVPSKAVSRLLRICDPAHALPMSTSVHAMPDVDNDDPDQNQLFQLVP; translated from the coding sequence ATGTCTGCTGTATTTACAACCACCGCTGCGCCGGTTCGAGGAGCCGATGCGGCATTCCCACCGCCCGCCTGGGAAAACCACTCCGCGCGCTTCAGCGCGAGGTGGGAAGACGGCCGGGTGATTGTCACCGCTCAGGGTGAGCTCGATGCGTCCAACGCCACTCAGTTCGCCGACTACTTCGACCTGTGCATCAGCGATTCCACTCCACTGGTCGTCGATCTGAGCGGCCTGGAATTCTTTGGCACGGCTGGCTTTTCGGCGCTACACCTGATCAACGTCAGGTGCGCCGGCGCCAACCTGCGCTGGGCTGTGGTGCCGAGTAAGGCGGTATCGCGGCTGCTCCGAATCTGCGACCCCGCGCACGCGCTGCCGATGAGCACATCGGTGCACGCGATGCCGGACGTCGACAACGACGACCCGGACCAGAACCAGTTATTCCAGCTCGTCCCGTAG
- a CDS encoding biotin--[acetyl-CoA-carboxylase] ligase, with the protein MEPLDAPLDVTVLRDGLVGPGLPWRELDVVSETGSTNADLLARAQAGSDIDGSVLLAEYQNAGRGRHGRQWSAPRGTQVALSVGVAAASVPQGGWGWLTLAAGVAVADALAAIGVQAGVKWPNDVLVDGCKLAGILAEVAAPSQVIVLGLGLNVTLTAEQAPDPVATSLLMLGSPALDRNALARRILRELAVRIDAWRTAGGADPALTADYQRYSLTLNSRVRASMPGDREVVGVARSIDETGRLCIDTGGQTVAISAGDITHLRPSV; encoded by the coding sequence ATGGAGCCGCTTGACGCGCCACTCGATGTGACTGTGTTGCGCGACGGCCTCGTCGGTCCCGGCCTGCCGTGGCGCGAACTCGACGTCGTCAGCGAAACCGGCTCCACCAACGCCGATCTGCTCGCGCGGGCGCAAGCCGGCTCCGATATCGACGGGTCGGTGTTGCTCGCCGAGTACCAGAATGCCGGTCGGGGTCGCCACGGCCGGCAATGGTCGGCGCCGCGCGGCACGCAGGTCGCGTTGTCGGTGGGGGTGGCCGCCGCCTCGGTGCCGCAAGGGGGCTGGGGATGGCTGACGTTGGCCGCCGGTGTCGCGGTCGCGGACGCCCTGGCCGCAATCGGCGTACAGGCGGGGGTGAAGTGGCCCAACGACGTCCTGGTCGACGGCTGCAAGCTGGCGGGGATCCTTGCCGAAGTCGCCGCGCCGAGCCAGGTGATCGTGCTCGGCCTCGGGCTCAACGTGACGCTGACCGCCGAGCAGGCGCCTGATCCCGTCGCGACCTCGCTGCTGATGCTGGGCTCGCCGGCGCTTGACCGGAACGCGTTGGCGCGCAGAATACTTCGTGAACTCGCGGTGCGCATCGATGCCTGGCGCACCGCCGGGGGCGCCGACCCGGCGCTGACCGCCGACTACCAGCGCTACAGCCTCACGCTGAACTCCCGGGTGCGGGCCAGCATGCCCGGTGACCGGGAAGTGGTCGGTGTCGCGCGATCGATCGACGAGACCGGACGGCTGTGCATCGACACCGGCGGACAGACCGTGGCGATATCTGCCGGAGACATCACGCACCTGCGCCCCAGCGTTTAA
- a CDS encoding GGDEF domain-containing protein yields MKSEGARLVRQWWNEPGDYTWVVDFYRRRGLLSYLRGSNVFGGVVTTLALLCLLFEDLVEPRWLSHAAVVYMLVCSIGWIVFWWFSPWPPAWVTAALYAFADIGIAISTGLHAEPLAALSTTPLFAMTGVSIVFYFGPRAIAAHMTLASVTIVAATAWLAFSDRPDALAVAGAKGLIAWTVAAGIFPFVQFGFWLIRSNAIESLTDPLTDLANRRGLDNYLDRKLDALASSPNPLCVFVVDLDGFKNINDIYGHKIGDAVIARTAEQIRVAVGPSAFVARTGGEEFVALDQMPLQAAAAIAENMRAAIEEPETPKVTASIGVASGTVDSVAAFDTIHACADETMYAAKRNGGNRIALAGAVEGAYGVDPESEISSKPASSGGDCEVDAESLGR; encoded by the coding sequence GTGAAGTCGGAAGGCGCGCGCCTGGTTCGGCAGTGGTGGAACGAACCGGGCGACTACACCTGGGTTGTCGACTTCTACCGCAGGCGCGGGCTGCTGAGCTATCTGCGCGGCAGCAATGTCTTCGGTGGCGTCGTCACCACGCTGGCCCTGCTGTGTCTGCTTTTCGAGGACCTCGTCGAGCCGCGGTGGCTGAGCCATGCCGCGGTCGTATACATGCTGGTGTGCTCGATCGGCTGGATCGTCTTCTGGTGGTTTTCCCCATGGCCGCCGGCGTGGGTGACGGCGGCGCTATACGCGTTCGCCGACATCGGTATCGCCATCTCGACAGGTCTGCACGCCGAACCGCTGGCGGCGCTGAGCACCACGCCGCTGTTCGCCATGACCGGCGTTTCGATCGTGTTCTACTTCGGACCGCGGGCTATCGCAGCCCACATGACGCTGGCATCCGTCACTATCGTTGCCGCCACCGCCTGGCTGGCATTCTCGGATCGTCCGGACGCATTGGCGGTGGCCGGCGCCAAGGGGCTGATCGCGTGGACGGTGGCGGCCGGCATCTTCCCCTTCGTGCAGTTCGGCTTCTGGTTGATCCGCAGTAACGCGATCGAGTCGCTCACCGATCCGCTCACCGACCTGGCCAACCGGCGTGGGCTGGACAACTACCTGGACCGCAAGCTCGACGCACTGGCCTCGTCGCCAAATCCGTTGTGCGTCTTCGTCGTCGACCTGGACGGTTTCAAGAACATCAACGACATTTACGGCCACAAGATCGGCGACGCCGTCATCGCGCGCACCGCCGAGCAGATCCGGGTCGCGGTCGGACCGTCGGCGTTCGTCGCCCGCACCGGTGGTGAGGAGTTCGTCGCTCTCGACCAGATGCCCCTGCAGGCCGCGGCGGCGATCGCGGAAAACATGCGAGCCGCGATCGAGGAGCCCGAGACGCCGAAGGTCACGGCAAGCATCGGGGTGGCCAGCGGCACCGTCGACAGCGTTGCGGCGTTCGACACGATCCATGCCTGCGCCGACGAGACGATGTATGCGGCAAAGCGCAACGGCGGCAACCGGATCGCGCTGGCCGGAGCCGTCGAGGGCGCGTACGGTGTCGACCCTGAAAGCGAAATATCTTCCAAGCCAGCGTCTTCCGGTGGCGACTGCGAGGTCGACGCGGAATCGCTGGGCAGGTGA